In the genome of Methanomassiliicoccales archaeon, one region contains:
- a CDS encoding acyl-CoA carboxylase subunit beta → MGEDKVKELREMKKRSRAGGGAERVEMHRMQGKMTARERVDTLLDPGSFVELDPFVSHQAYHFGMEKQKMLGDGVVTGHGTIEGQQVFVYAQDFTVFAGSVGRMHAQKICKVIDLAMMTGCPIIALFDSGGARLQEGVDSLAGYGDVMLKHTLASGVIPQIAMVMGPCAGSGVYAPHLCDFVFMVKEKACMFMVSPDVIKVVQKEEVTLEELGGASVHASHTGSAHFVAEDDMDCIKQVRRLLGYLPYNNLEQPRNKATGDDPERREDSLDTIIPEDPMKPYDMKEVVRKIVDKGEFLEVHELYARNIIVGFARMDGSTVGIVANQPMVLAGTLDTGSSLKAARFVRFCDAFNIPLITLVDVPGYMPSVEQENSSLLRDATKLLYAYAEASTPKVTVITRKAIGGAYCVMGSKHLRTDINLAWPTAEIAIVGPEGAINIVFKQELIMADDPQEKRDVLISEYRKLYASAFFSAERGYLDDIIEPNNTRMRLIEALTMLDRKRENRPAKKHGNMPL, encoded by the coding sequence CCGGATCATTCGTTGAACTGGACCCCTTCGTTTCCCACCAGGCCTATCATTTCGGCATGGAGAAGCAGAAGATGCTTGGGGATGGCGTTGTCACCGGTCATGGGACCATCGAAGGTCAGCAGGTGTTCGTCTATGCCCAGGACTTCACCGTCTTCGCCGGATCGGTCGGTCGCATGCATGCCCAGAAGATCTGCAAGGTCATCGATCTGGCGATGATGACCGGCTGCCCCATCATCGCGTTGTTCGACTCGGGCGGGGCTCGTCTGCAGGAGGGCGTGGATTCACTTGCCGGCTACGGAGATGTCATGCTGAAACATACGCTCGCTTCGGGCGTCATACCGCAGATAGCCATGGTCATGGGGCCTTGCGCTGGAAGCGGCGTCTACGCCCCGCATCTCTGCGACTTCGTGTTCATGGTGAAGGAAAAAGCGTGCATGTTCATGGTCAGCCCGGACGTCATCAAGGTGGTGCAGAAAGAGGAAGTGACCTTGGAAGAACTGGGTGGAGCTAGCGTCCACGCTTCCCATACTGGTTCGGCCCACTTCGTGGCCGAGGACGATATGGACTGCATCAAGCAGGTGCGCAGGCTGCTGGGCTATCTCCCATACAACAATCTGGAACAGCCGCGGAACAAAGCGACGGGCGATGATCCCGAGCGCCGTGAAGACTCCCTGGACACCATTATTCCAGAGGACCCCATGAAACCATACGATATGAAGGAGGTCGTCCGCAAGATCGTGGACAAGGGGGAGTTCCTGGAGGTGCATGAACTGTATGCACGTAACATTATCGTGGGCTTCGCCCGCATGGACGGGAGCACGGTCGGCATCGTGGCCAACCAGCCCATGGTATTGGCCGGTACGTTGGATACCGGTTCCTCGCTCAAAGCGGCGCGCTTCGTGCGCTTCTGTGATGCTTTCAACATTCCCTTGATAACCTTGGTGGACGTGCCGGGCTACATGCCCAGCGTGGAGCAGGAGAACTCCTCTCTGCTTCGGGACGCCACCAAGCTTCTGTACGCTTACGCGGAGGCGAGCACCCCCAAGGTGACGGTCATCACCCGCAAGGCCATAGGCGGCGCCTACTGCGTCATGGGCTCCAAGCATCTGAGGACGGACATCAACCTGGCCTGGCCGACGGCCGAGATCGCCATCGTTGGACCTGAGGGTGCCATCAACATCGTTTTCAAGCAGGAACTGATCATGGCCGATGACCCGCAGGAGAAGAGGGACGTGCTCATCTCAGAGTACCGCAAGCTGTACGCCTCGGCGTTCTTCTCTGCGGAGCGTGGGTATCTGGACGATATTATAGAGCCGAACAACACCCGCATGCGGTTGATCGAAGCCCTGACCATGCTGGACCGCAAGCGGGAGAACCGCCCGGCCAAGAAGCACGGCAATATGCCGCTGTGA
- a CDS encoding pyruvate carboxylase subunit B, translating into MKIKITDTVLRDAHQSLLATRMRTEDMLPAAAMLDEIGYWSVEMWGGATFDTCLRFLREDPWERITKLKKAMPNTPFQMLLRGQNIVGYRHYSDDILEKFVKNAKRRGIDVFRIFDALNDHRNMQMAMRCVKKVGGVVEASISYTISPVHTIEGYIKFARKLQDMGADTICIKDMAGMLAPMDAYELVKQLREEIGLPVHMHCHATSGMVMGTYMKAIEAGAEIVDTAISSLSLGTSQTPTEAVVAMLNGTEYDTGLDLKKLKEIAEYFKTVRVKYHAFESDFTGIDTNVLVYQIPGGMMSNLASQMREAKKEDKMAEVLEEVPRVKAELGHVPLVTPTSQIVGTQAVLNVITGERYKMVTNETKNLVRGLYGKTPADISPEIRRKIIGDEKPITVRPADLLEPEFDKLCKEVEEYACNEKMVCSEEDVLSYALFPPVALDYFKYRQMMEKGVNLKELAAVAVLYMRSTERHASNKMSSGGSMDAWKLVARKEAVGKGGWPL; encoded by the coding sequence ATGAAGATAAAGATCACCGACACCGTGCTGCGCGACGCCCACCAATCCCTCCTGGCGACCAGGATGAGGACAGAGGACATGTTGCCTGCCGCCGCCATGCTGGACGAGATAGGCTACTGGTCGGTGGAGATGTGGGGCGGGGCGACGTTCGATACCTGCCTCCGCTTTCTGCGCGAGGACCCATGGGAGCGCATCACCAAGCTCAAGAAGGCCATGCCCAACACCCCCTTCCAGATGCTTCTGCGGGGGCAGAACATAGTGGGCTATCGTCATTACTCCGACGACATCCTGGAGAAGTTCGTCAAGAACGCCAAGCGCCGGGGCATAGATGTCTTCCGCATCTTCGACGCCTTGAACGATCACCGCAACATGCAGATGGCCATGCGCTGCGTGAAGAAGGTGGGAGGAGTGGTCGAGGCCAGCATCTCCTACACCATATCTCCGGTCCATACCATCGAAGGTTACATCAAATTCGCCCGGAAACTTCAGGACATGGGCGCCGACACCATCTGCATCAAGGATATGGCCGGCATGTTGGCCCCGATGGACGCCTATGAGCTGGTCAAACAGCTGCGTGAGGAGATCGGTCTGCCGGTCCATATGCACTGCCACGCCACCTCCGGAATGGTCATGGGCACCTACATGAAGGCGATCGAGGCCGGGGCGGAGATAGTTGATACGGCGATCTCCAGCTTGAGCCTGGGCACCTCGCAGACGCCCACGGAGGCCGTGGTTGCCATGCTCAACGGGACGGAATACGATACCGGCCTGGACCTGAAGAAGCTGAAGGAGATAGCCGAGTACTTCAAGACCGTGCGGGTCAAGTACCATGCGTTCGAGAGCGATTTCACTGGCATCGACACCAACGTCCTGGTGTATCAGATCCCCGGCGGAATGATGTCCAACCTGGCATCCCAGATGAGAGAGGCCAAGAAGGAGGACAAGATGGCCGAGGTGCTGGAGGAGGTACCGCGGGTGAAGGCGGAACTGGGACACGTTCCTTTGGTAACCCCAACCTCGCAGATAGTGGGCACCCAGGCCGTACTGAACGTCATAACCGGCGAGCGTTACAAGATGGTCACCAACGAGACCAAGAACCTGGTCAGGGGGCTCTATGGCAAGACCCCGGCCGATATCTCCCCGGAGATCAGGAGGAAGATCATCGGGGACGAAAAGCCCATCACCGTTCGCCCGGCCGATCTTCTGGAGCCGGAGTTCGATAAGCTTTGCAAGGAGGTCGAGGAGTACGCCTGCAACGAGAAGATGGTCTGCTCCGAGGAGGACGTGCTCTCTTACGCGCTCTTCCCCCCGGTGGCGTTGGACTACTTCAAGTACCGCCAGATGATGGAGAAGGGCGTCAACCTGAAGGAGCTGGCGGCGGTCGCCGTGCTCTACATGCGGTCCACCGAGAGGCACGCGTCCAACAAGATGTCCTCGGGCGGGAGCATGGACGCCTGGAAGCTGGTGGCCCGTAAAGAGGCCGTCGGCAAAGGGGGGTGGCCACTGTGA
- a CDS encoding biotin/lipoyl-containing protein produces MKLRMTVNGHEYEVTVEKNGGDYRVDVEDHVFKCIFKEEKVLVNGELVPLTIEGDLESGAKITAEDHTMELKLQQVREIEHFSIEEVVEGAKSEGSSGAVLSPMPGKIMAVKVKAGDTVQANQVVVVLEAMKMENEVQCETAGKVKDVKVRAGETVEGGQVLLVIEA; encoded by the coding sequence GTGAAGCTGCGCATGACCGTCAACGGCCACGAATACGAGGTGACGGTGGAGAAGAACGGCGGTGACTACCGTGTGGACGTGGAGGACCACGTCTTCAAGTGCATTTTCAAAGAGGAAAAGGTCCTGGTGAACGGAGAGCTCGTCCCACTGACCATCGAGGGCGATCTGGAGTCCGGGGCCAAGATAACGGCCGAGGACCACACCATGGAGCTGAAGCTGCAGCAGGTGCGGGAGATCGAACACTTCTCGATAGAGGAGGTCGTTGAAGGTGCCAAGAGCGAGGGAAGTTCCGGAGCGGTGCTGTCCCCGATGCCCGGTAAGATCATGGCCGTCAAGGTGAAGGCCGGCGATACGGTTCAGGCCAACCAGGTCGTGGTAGTGCTGGAGGCCATGAAGATGGAGAACGAGGTCCAGTGCGAGACCGCGGGTAAGGTCAAGGACGTCAAGGTCCGGGCCGGTGAGACCGTGGAAGGCGGGCAGGTACTGCTGGTCATAGAGGCTTAA
- a CDS encoding pitrilysin family protein, with translation MEMNGRNGRRVDQRIQVGSTPAGVPVIVESVPYVHTVALSVTATVGSRDERKDESGVSHFLEHMLFRGTKTRDFRDVNDKIESSGGYLNAYTTHEATCYYAFTIDESLKVAEELLSDLFLNPRMDPVLVELERNIVKQEIGMRMNDPSSHLRTRMVEVMYKGNALSRSILGTPESLNNFNSEFLLDYHDTHYYEPHLVVSAVGNVDFQRVLEWASNFDRTGGQAARKRRRRPKQTQGVNFFVKGAERAYIGIGVPAYPASHDLVMAQSVLSTILCGGTSSRLNHRIRELEGLVYSISMYPFTFRDCGSMMTYCSTSMEQVPRLFDSYGQELSRLKREGLVQGELEKAKYVLKGALLRNACRPDQNMSSQLHHYLDTGKVQSIEEQLEEINSVTAEQVMKVAQDILLREKVCTTICAGEGMRAEMVEAAGSLDF, from the coding sequence ATGGAGATGAACGGACGGAACGGCCGCCGAGTGGACCAGCGCATCCAGGTCGGGAGTACACCTGCCGGGGTACCAGTTATCGTGGAGAGTGTGCCCTACGTTCATACGGTGGCGCTCTCGGTGACCGCCACGGTCGGTTCCAGGGATGAGAGGAAGGACGAGTCCGGAGTGTCGCATTTCTTGGAGCACATGCTCTTCAGGGGGACAAAGACCCGAGACTTCCGTGACGTGAACGATAAGATCGAGTCCTCTGGCGGGTACCTGAACGCCTATACGACCCACGAGGCCACTTGTTATTACGCGTTCACCATAGATGAGTCGCTGAAGGTGGCCGAAGAACTGCTGTCCGATCTTTTCCTGAACCCGCGCATGGACCCGGTCCTGGTGGAACTGGAACGAAACATCGTCAAGCAGGAGATAGGCATGCGCATGAACGACCCATCATCCCATTTACGGACCAGGATGGTGGAGGTCATGTACAAGGGGAATGCGCTTTCCCGATCGATACTGGGTACGCCGGAGAGCCTGAACAATTTCAACTCCGAGTTCCTGCTGGACTATCATGACACCCATTACTACGAGCCGCACCTGGTGGTCAGCGCAGTGGGTAACGTGGACTTCCAGAGGGTGCTCGAATGGGCCAGTAACTTCGATCGGACCGGGGGACAGGCCGCCAGGAAACGCCGCCGTAGACCAAAGCAGACCCAAGGGGTCAACTTCTTCGTCAAAGGTGCGGAGCGCGCCTACATAGGCATAGGGGTGCCAGCCTATCCCGCGTCGCATGATCTGGTCATGGCCCAGTCCGTTCTTTCCACGATCCTATGCGGAGGCACATCCTCTCGATTGAACCACAGGATACGGGAATTGGAAGGTCTGGTATATTCCATCAGCATGTATCCGTTCACGTTCAGGGACTGCGGTTCGATGATGACCTACTGCTCCACATCCATGGAGCAGGTGCCCAGACTCTTCGATTCCTACGGACAGGAACTGTCCAGGCTCAAACGCGAGGGGCTGGTCCAGGGTGAGCTGGAGAAGGCCAAGTACGTCCTGAAGGGGGCATTGCTGCGCAACGCCTGCCGCCCGGACCAGAACATGAGCTCACAACTGCATCACTACCTGGACACGGGTAAGGTGCAGAGCATCGAGGAGCAGCTGGAGGAGATAAATTCCGTCACCGCGGAGCAGGTCATGAAGGTGGCGCAGGACATCCTGTTAAGAGAGAAGGTGTGCACCACCATATGCGCCGGGGAGGGGATGAGGGCGGAGATGGTGGAGGCAGCTGGGTCCTTGGACTTTTAA
- a CDS encoding ABC transporter permease subunit, which yields MRRTRPDKIWTIALKEFSEFRRNRYIVYSLILMPLIMTTILPMVYLLPVASFASDPPDQPMNLGIETVEIVYGGTVLNGYYNHTFFIGVTLGNIVALSCRFVDCEMNYCLVRNSDIMDSSLSECVVDRCNLENVSRFNVSLKDSRVLGEPTEAESTLLLLLDAQMLFFALIPTIIPTIIASYTMVGEKLNRSLEPLLATPTSDLEILTGKVVSILLPSMLVTWICFVPFVVIVNLIAGPVLDYLPLPDLTWIVVVFLLGPLFCLVSILGNVIISSRVNDVRSAQQLGSLVILPIVGFFAVALLGAIALTLPYLLTVALVMICVDITLFYLATRIFGREEILVRWR from the coding sequence GTGAGGAGAACGCGTCCCGATAAGATCTGGACCATCGCTCTTAAGGAATTCTCGGAGTTCCGGCGCAACCGGTACATCGTCTATTCGCTGATCCTCATGCCCTTGATCATGACCACCATCCTGCCGATGGTCTACCTGCTCCCAGTGGCCTCCTTCGCCAGCGACCCTCCCGACCAGCCTATGAACCTGGGTATAGAGACGGTAGAGATCGTGTACGGAGGCACGGTGCTGAACGGGTACTATAACCATACTTTCTTCATCGGGGTCACCCTGGGAAACATCGTGGCCCTCAGCTGCCGTTTCGTAGACTGTGAAATGAACTATTGTCTTGTGCGCAACAGCGATATCATGGACAGTTCCTTGAGCGAATGCGTAGTGGACCGGTGCAATCTGGAGAACGTCAGCCGGTTCAACGTGTCCCTCAAGGACAGCCGGGTGCTGGGGGAGCCCACCGAGGCCGAGAGCACTCTGCTGCTCCTGCTGGACGCCCAGATGCTGTTCTTCGCCCTCATCCCCACCATCATCCCGACCATCATCGCATCCTACACAATGGTGGGGGAGAAGCTCAACCGTTCCCTGGAACCTCTGCTTGCCACGCCCACCTCCGACCTGGAGATACTGACCGGGAAGGTCGTATCAATACTACTGCCCAGCATGCTGGTGACCTGGATATGCTTCGTTCCCTTCGTGGTCATAGTGAACCTCATAGCCGGTCCGGTGCTCGATTATCTGCCCCTTCCCGATCTTACCTGGATCGTGGTGGTGTTCTTGCTAGGCCCCCTCTTCTGCCTGGTCAGCATCCTGGGGAACGTCATCATCTCTTCCAGGGTCAACGACGTCCGTTCGGCTCAGCAACTGGGGAGCTTGGTGATATTGCCGATCGTGGGCTTCTTCGCCGTAGCCCTCCTGGGAGCGATCGCCCTGACACTGCCCTATCTGCTCACCGTCGCTCTTGTAATGATATGTGTCGACATCACCCTTTTTTACTTGGCGACGCGTATATTTGGTAGGGAAGAGATACTGGTAAGATGGAGATGA
- a CDS encoding ABC transporter ATP-binding protein has product MIKTKALGRRFGATVAVEDLSLDIKKGEVFGLLGPNGAGKTTTVRMLCGLISLSSGEAYIDGLDVKDPEQRLRIRGMIGLLPESPGLYESLSAYRNLDFFAKLYGCDPQCRKERIKDLLQALELWDRRDQPVAGFSKGMKQKIAIARALVHEPKLLFLDEPTSGLDPSASVTVRNYLLDLKKEGRTIFLNTHNLDEAERLCDRIAVLNTRLLAMGRPNELAQDYFGRHLLVEVRGRETLDLSRFNDIPGLIKVTFENEGLCFTLDDPQLRAPEVVRRLIKEGAEVQQVYESRRSLEDVYLRIIGGEENASR; this is encoded by the coding sequence TTGATCAAGACCAAGGCATTGGGTCGGCGTTTCGGCGCCACGGTTGCAGTGGAGGACCTTTCCCTGGACATCAAGAAAGGGGAGGTCTTTGGGCTCCTAGGGCCAAACGGGGCAGGCAAGACCACCACCGTGCGGATGCTCTGTGGTTTGATCTCCCTAAGCAGCGGAGAGGCCTACATCGACGGTCTGGACGTCAAGGACCCCGAGCAGCGTTTGCGGATACGGGGCATGATCGGTCTGCTGCCTGAATCACCTGGTCTGTACGAGTCGTTGAGCGCCTATCGAAACCTGGACTTCTTCGCCAAGCTGTATGGTTGTGATCCCCAATGCCGGAAGGAAAGGATCAAGGATCTGCTTCAAGCCTTGGAACTTTGGGACCGTCGCGACCAACCAGTAGCCGGTTTCTCCAAGGGCATGAAGCAGAAGATAGCCATCGCCCGAGCGTTGGTACACGAACCCAAGCTGCTGTTCCTGGACGAGCCCACCTCCGGGTTGGACCCTTCAGCTTCGGTCACCGTACGAAACTACCTGTTGGACCTGAAGAAGGAGGGCAGGACCATATTTCTGAACACGCACAACTTGGACGAGGCCGAGAGACTGTGCGATCGCATCGCCGTCCTCAACACCCGACTCTTGGCCATGGGCCGCCCGAACGAACTGGCTCAGGACTATTTCGGCCGACATCTGTTGGTGGAGGTGAGGGGGCGGGAGACCCTGGACCTCTCACGTTTCAACGATATCCCTGGGTTGATCAAGGTGACCTTTGAAAACGAAGGTCTCTGTTTCACCCTGGACGACCCCCAGCTGAGAGCTCCAGAGGTGGTGCGCAGGCTGATCAAAGAGGGGGCCGAGGTACAGCAGGTATACGAAAGCAGGAGAAGCCTGGAGGATGTCTACCTCCGGATAATAGGGGGTGAGGAGAACGCGTCCCGATAA
- a CDS encoding PRC-barrel domain-containing protein, producing MSGLEDIVGKEVISADAIIIGTVEGISVDTDIWKVPAIRVSVRKGNEASLNMKKKAIGLQRVHVATPQVSSVSDTVTLAVKMDQVKEVLLEDKKVPMSAGDLLNKKVVAQDGKQVGYLDNVYFDAGKGWDITKLGVKLEKSAKQALDLKKGIAPSSQITIMTKDVKTVGDMVMLNLNMSELKDYLTKKQVSKK from the coding sequence ATGTCGGGACTTGAGGACATCGTCGGAAAGGAGGTCATCAGCGCGGATGCCATCATAATCGGCACTGTAGAGGGAATCTCAGTGGATACGGACATCTGGAAGGTGCCCGCGATCAGGGTGAGCGTACGTAAGGGCAACGAGGCTTCCTTGAACATGAAGAAGAAAGCGATCGGATTGCAGAGAGTGCACGTGGCCACCCCGCAGGTATCCTCGGTCAGTGACACGGTCACATTGGCGGTCAAAATGGACCAGGTCAAGGAGGTGCTGCTGGAGGATAAAAAGGTCCCCATGAGCGCCGGGGACCTGCTCAACAAGAAGGTGGTGGCCCAGGACGGCAAGCAGGTCGGCTACCTTGACAACGTGTATTTCGACGCTGGAAAAGGCTGGGACATCACCAAGCTGGGTGTGAAGCTGGAAAAGTCGGCCAAGCAGGCCTTGGACCTCAAGAAAGGTATCGCTCCCTCTTCCCAGATCACCATAATGACCAAGGACGTCAAGACCGTCGGTGACATGGTCATGCTGAACTTGAACATGAGCGAGCTGAAGGATTATCTGACCAAGAAGCAGGTATCCAAGAAGTGA
- a CDS encoding response regulator: MSLTSMGKVIKVLVLDDEVSFLDLCKEFFQREKCILADFVTSPTQALEMAAEGDYQVIVSDHSLPGMDGLQFLRALRSLHRNMPFILLTGNGSEGLAIEAVQNGADFYMQKAGNPSSMFSQLLKTVWALGDSDRVAECLSDPFQVYSKGSVLFVSNGGERVLAAASK, encoded by the coding sequence ATGTCGTTGACATCGATGGGGAAAGTTATCAAGGTCCTGGTACTTGACGACGAAGTCAGTTTCTTGGACCTTTGCAAGGAGTTCTTTCAAAGAGAGAAATGTATACTGGCTGACTTTGTGACGTCGCCAACACAGGCATTGGAGATGGCCGCGGAGGGCGACTATCAGGTGATCGTTTCCGATCACTCACTGCCAGGAATGGACGGACTACAGTTCCTTAGGGCGCTTAGATCGCTGCATCGGAACATGCCTTTCATTCTGCTGACCGGGAACGGTTCCGAAGGCTTGGCCATCGAGGCGGTCCAGAACGGGGCGGACTTCTATATGCAGAAGGCCGGCAATCCAAGCTCCATGTTCTCTCAGCTTTTGAAAACAGTGTGGGCGCTGGGGGACAGCGATCGGGTGGCCGAATGTCTGTCCGATCCGTTCCAGGTCTACAGCAAGGGTAGCGTGCTCTTCGTCAGCAACGGCGGGGAGAGGGTACTGGCAGCGGCCAGTAAATGA